A stretch of Deinobacterium chartae DNA encodes these proteins:
- a CDS encoding (2Fe-2S) ferredoxin domain-containing protein: protein MPSSGPKFFSTRAHLLLCQNANCRKRGADLLHLGLARALEEQRLMYYKAGGSLRYTTSGCLGACSYGPVLALYRQRPDGTGLEQAWYFGVDFPLALEVARAAHAGTALPQERRYDDGIMQTEPAPE, encoded by the coding sequence ATGCCCTCTTCCGGCCCGAAATTCTTCTCTACCCGCGCGCACCTGCTGCTGTGCCAGAACGCGAACTGCCGCAAAAGAGGGGCGGACCTGCTGCACCTGGGCCTCGCCCGCGCCCTCGAGGAACAGCGCCTGATGTACTACAAGGCGGGCGGCTCGTTGCGTTACACGACCTCGGGCTGTCTGGGAGCGTGTTCGTACGGACCGGTGCTGGCGCTGTACCGCCAGCGCCCGGATGGCACGGGCCTCGAGCAGGCGTGGTATTTCGGAGTGGATTTTCCGTTGGCCCTCGAGGTGGCACGGGCAGCCCACGCGGGAACGGCGCTTCCTCAGGAGCGGCGTTACGACGACGGCATTATGCAGACTGAACCTGCGCCGGAATAG
- a CDS encoding carboxypeptidase-like regulatory domain-containing protein, which yields MLFRTLALSVALSMLMAACGGSSPSKPGDDPDPQPQPNRYGALSGTVADTAAGRPVEGTTIHAYNDQGRQVAQVNSDAEGRYTFAELPTGLYRLSLEKSGFAGSEVIGVNVYENQTTSLDIIQKTAFDPGATTTPPRLEVTLGEGELPSFTNSVTFRVRVADGAEYARPLRAIYAGVGRTPGDRLFAETRTSGNYVLQGGDDTGVQELSGAQLLGFGSAAGEQLSFETVAYDFNNNRVHLLRPMILKNTASSQQNNVIAPVDVKATAITLSQGRSLDAVQTLGLGGRELGRSLNRPAPLDAPHVYIQVSWCYLGTKANQLPFAFDVERSLDGQSYQKVGSVGGAASSSCANSDQRLTYVDNAASLRPGQRYHYRVIARGANRQTSTNSSTTMPLPVFNASPVSPADESMNVSPTPDFVVHHPQRAIGADGAFYVFSVLDNVTAASYAWRPLPDIFDQHWLYVEEGTGNSGNRVPEGKTWIYDSARRTYLDDGLVTGRNPAVLGYDVDRSEVRIPYNFDGSATLAELQSYRTYTWQLDYSVAYKYNAAEGYRIEAYSVDTVPVRDLFGKSQLATENFDFTVGAPEN from the coding sequence ATGCTTTTCCGTACCCTCGCCCTGTCCGTCGCGCTGTCCATGCTCATGGCCGCCTGCGGCGGAAGCTCTCCCTCAAAGCCCGGAGATGATCCGGACCCGCAGCCGCAGCCCAACCGCTACGGCGCCCTCAGCGGCACCGTAGCAGACACCGCGGCCGGACGCCCGGTCGAGGGCACCACCATTCACGCCTACAACGACCAGGGCCGCCAGGTCGCTCAGGTCAACAGCGACGCCGAGGGCCGCTATACCTTTGCAGAACTGCCAACCGGGCTCTACCGCCTCAGCCTCGAGAAAAGCGGCTTCGCGGGCAGCGAGGTCATCGGGGTCAACGTTTACGAGAACCAGACCACCTCGCTCGACATCATTCAGAAAACCGCCTTTGACCCCGGTGCCACCACCACCCCGCCGCGCCTCGAGGTCACGCTGGGCGAGGGTGAGCTGCCCAGCTTCACCAACAGTGTCACGTTCCGGGTCCGGGTGGCCGACGGCGCCGAATACGCCCGCCCGCTGCGCGCGATCTATGCCGGGGTGGGCCGCACGCCCGGCGACCGCCTGTTCGCCGAGACCCGCACCTCCGGCAACTATGTGCTGCAAGGCGGCGACGACACCGGCGTCCAGGAACTCAGCGGCGCACAACTGCTGGGCTTTGGCAGCGCTGCGGGCGAACAACTCAGCTTCGAGACGGTCGCTTACGACTTCAACAACAACCGCGTGCACCTGCTGCGCCCGATGATTCTCAAGAACACCGCCAGCAGCCAGCAGAACAACGTGATTGCCCCGGTGGACGTCAAGGCCACCGCCATCACCCTCTCGCAGGGCCGCAGCCTGGATGCGGTGCAGACCCTGGGCCTGGGCGGACGCGAACTGGGCCGCAGCCTGAACCGCCCGGCTCCGCTCGACGCTCCGCACGTGTACATCCAGGTCAGCTGGTGCTACCTGGGCACCAAGGCCAACCAGTTGCCCTTTGCCTTTGACGTGGAGCGCTCGCTCGACGGACAGAGCTACCAAAAGGTCGGCTCGGTCGGCGGTGCGGCCAGCAGCAGCTGCGCCAACTCGGATCAGCGCCTGACCTACGTGGACAACGCGGCCAGCCTGCGTCCCGGCCAGCGTTACCACTACCGGGTCATTGCCCGCGGCGCCAACCGCCAGACCAGCACGAACAGCAGCACCACCATGCCACTGCCGGTATTCAACGCCAGCCCGGTGTCTCCGGCCGACGAGAGCATGAACGTCTCCCCCACCCCGGATTTCGTGGTGCACCACCCGCAGCGCGCCATCGGGGCCGACGGCGCCTTTTACGTCTTCAGCGTGCTTGACAACGTGACTGCGGCCAGCTACGCCTGGCGTCCGCTGCCTGACATCTTCGACCAGCACTGGCTGTACGTCGAGGAGGGCACGGGCAACAGCGGCAACCGGGTCCCCGAGGGCAAGACCTGGATCTACGACTCGGCCCGCCGCACCTACCTCGACGACGGCCTGGTCACCGGCCGTAACCCCGCCGTGCTCGGCTACGACGTGGACCGCTCGGAAGTCCGCATTCCCTACAACTTCGACGGCAGCGCCACCCTCGCCGAGCTGCAGTCCTACCGCACCTACACCTGGCAGCTGGATTACAGCGTCGCCTACAAGTACAACGCCGCCGAAGGCTACCGCATCGAGGCCTACAGCGTAGACACCGTCCCGGTCCGCGACCTGTTCGGCAAATCCCAGCTTGCCACCGAGAACTTCGACTTCACGGTGGGCGCCCCGGAGAATTGA
- a CDS encoding S8 family serine peptidase: MKRPLIVLLSTLLAACGSAPQLAPETPALSPQLERDAQGHAYLRGQLVIGYDRAEYLETAVRQLDARVLQTIPQLRAAVLEVDGPFDAALKRALTLPGLRYAQPNYATVRSPRTDAVERVRTPESGALRPLSLDQTIDEYPQYALDSAHLNARAAWQAGLEGAGVTVAVIDDPVDVTHPDLAANWGGKAYDPVQKKVYTSAQLWKNFASANPDNSHGTFVASTIAAARDGRGIVGLAPKSRYLPVAIFTPAFVGDAAVANGLAWAVDSGAQVLNNSWGGPAYDQLLKDAFDYALSKGAIPIAAAGNDYVDAIQYPANYPGVVASVAAGANRQRAYFSNYGRHVSSAAPGFDVLLANPTWLGGGYGLISGTSFSSPYTAAAAALVLGRCPTATPYQVRRLLEETADATVGSNPSGFDRETGYGHLDLGRTAQRLTSCAALPAPGASALLNVAHFDGPSTLADVMLVGKGMRPADPNDATPIYWARTDRQGQARFLEVAPGEYDVYVAASDRLITGDLPQDRATYAGTVTLRSGSTAAAPDTLDVLLSGQAPNLNPSDPFEPNDDEAGAKPLPTGERTPTAFIHGKPRDRDFYTLEARAGEKIQLRAYARRTLGGLLDPVMSLYTAGGANLLAYGDPRQGPEDADTLLQYTFTADGTYTVVVDSFHTVVYDEDDDSPFNRYQLELTRLPQEN, encoded by the coding sequence ATGAAACGCCCCCTGATCGTCTTGCTCAGCACCCTGCTCGCCGCCTGCGGCAGCGCACCCCAGCTCGCCCCCGAAACGCCCGCCCTCTCTCCGCAGCTCGAGCGCGACGCCCAGGGTCACGCCTACCTGCGCGGCCAGTTGGTCATCGGCTACGACCGCGCGGAGTACCTCGAGACCGCCGTGCGCCAGCTGGACGCCCGGGTGCTGCAGACCATCCCGCAGCTGCGCGCCGCAGTCCTCGAGGTGGACGGCCCCTTCGACGCAGCTCTGAAGCGCGCTCTGACGTTGCCCGGTCTGCGCTACGCCCAGCCGAACTACGCGACCGTGCGCAGCCCGCGTACAGACGCGGTAGAGCGCGTCCGCACGCCCGAAAGCGGCGCGCTGCGCCCGCTGTCTCTGGACCAGACCATCGACGAGTACCCGCAGTACGCGCTGGACTCCGCGCACCTGAACGCCCGCGCCGCGTGGCAGGCGGGCCTCGAGGGTGCGGGCGTGACGGTCGCCGTCATTGACGACCCGGTGGACGTCACTCACCCGGACCTGGCCGCCAACTGGGGCGGGAAGGCCTACGACCCGGTCCAGAAAAAGGTTTACACCTCGGCACAGCTGTGGAAGAACTTCGCCTCGGCCAACCCGGACAACTCGCACGGCACCTTCGTGGCCAGCACCATCGCGGCGGCCCGTGACGGGCGCGGCATCGTCGGTCTGGCTCCCAAAAGCCGCTACCTGCCGGTTGCGATCTTCACGCCTGCCTTCGTGGGCGACGCGGCGGTCGCCAACGGTCTGGCCTGGGCGGTGGACAGCGGTGCGCAGGTGCTCAACAATTCCTGGGGCGGCCCCGCCTACGACCAGCTGCTCAAAGACGCCTTTGATTACGCGCTGTCCAAGGGTGCCATTCCCATCGCTGCTGCCGGAAACGACTACGTGGACGCCATCCAGTACCCGGCCAACTACCCGGGAGTGGTCGCCTCGGTCGCGGCCGGAGCGAACCGCCAGCGCGCCTACTTCTCCAACTACGGACGGCACGTCTCGAGCGCCGCTCCCGGCTTCGACGTGCTGCTGGCCAACCCCACCTGGCTGGGCGGCGGCTACGGCCTGATCAGCGGTACCAGCTTCTCCAGCCCCTACACTGCCGCCGCCGCCGCGCTGGTGCTGGGCCGCTGCCCGACCGCCACCCCCTATCAGGTGCGCCGCCTGCTCGAGGAAACCGCCGACGCCACGGTGGGCAGCAACCCCAGCGGCTTTGACCGCGAAACCGGCTACGGCCACCTGGATCTGGGCCGCACCGCGCAGCGGCTCACCAGCTGCGCCGCCCTGCCCGCTCCGGGCGCGAGCGCGCTGCTGAACGTGGCCCACTTCGACGGCCCCAGCACCCTGGCCGATGTCATGCTGGTCGGTAAGGGCATGCGCCCCGCCGACCCGAACGACGCCACCCCGATCTACTGGGCGCGCACCGACCGCCAGGGTCAGGCGCGTTTCCTCGAGGTCGCACCCGGCGAGTACGACGTGTACGTGGCTGCCTCGGACCGCCTGATCACCGGCGACTTGCCCCAGGACCGCGCCACCTACGCCGGAACCGTCACGCTGCGCTCCGGTTCGACCGCCGCCGCACCCGACACCCTGGACGTGCTCCTGAGCGGGCAGGCTCCCAACTTAAACCCCAGCGACCCGTTTGAGCCCAACGACGACGAGGCCGGGGCCAAACCGCTGCCCACCGGCGAGCGCACCCCGACCGCCTTTATTCACGGCAAGCCGCGCGACCGTGACTTCTACACGCTCGAGGCCCGCGCCGGAGAAAAGATCCAGCTGCGCGCCTACGCCCGCCGCACGCTGGGCGGCCTGCTCGACCCGGTCATGAGCCTGTACACCGCCGGCGGCGCGAACCTGCTCGCCTACGGTGACCCGCGCCAGGGTCCCGAGGACGCCGACACGCTGCTGCAGTACACCTTTACGGCCGACGGAACCTACACCGTGGTCGTGGACAGCTTCCACACCGTGGTCTACGACGAGGACGACGACAGTCCTTTCAACCGCTACCAGCTCGAGCTGACCCGCCTGCCCCAGGAGAACTGA
- a CDS encoding Ig-like domain-containing protein translates to MRHTLPLALTLTALLAACSQPAQQPNQPDPQPGTLSARLLQPSSTTYVNGDLAVSAEVSGSPERVELLKEGEVLAPLTAPYRWSWDTRSAPEGRYALKVRASRGSAQVESSAVQVVVDRTAPTLEERSPEPGSDAADRTVRLTFSEALDPASVTEAELRLEDSLGATVSFERSLSEDGTVLTLQLAALPTPPARLTLTVGEGLRDLAGNALNLELRSWSWNYAEWTLLNTEPLEADISPQGAGLQAVAADGQGRVAIAWDQNDGVTKNVYVKRWHGQGFERLGDPISAFPASTPTESPSIAATPDGELYVAFAESDGKAKDVHVRRLVGNSWEPVGTSLSALPSLESKVGSPAVVTDPQGRPVVAWYEYDGAVSTLSHASIYVARWNGELWEMLAQGGLSASERVADNPRVAVAADGSIYVAWRQDVTVGSARKGSVHVRRLSGDTWEDLGGPQFRQGSAQEPSLVTVGNDIYLSYGDAEIAGSGREVRVQRWTGTAWELIGTPQTVNTAVSATAPHLAADSEGRLWLAWSQKESDLEMLYVRRFSGLEWESYLEGVDAVSSAGTGAFRPQVALSGTHPVIVWRERPAEGQPFGLWVGIGRR, encoded by the coding sequence ATGCGCCACACCCTGCCACTGGCCCTGACCCTCACCGCCCTGCTGGCCGCCTGCTCGCAACCGGCCCAGCAGCCCAACCAGCCCGACCCCCAGCCCGGCACGCTCAGCGCCCGGCTGCTGCAACCGAGCAGCACCACCTACGTCAACGGCGACCTCGCGGTGAGCGCAGAGGTCAGCGGCTCGCCCGAACGGGTCGAGCTGCTGAAAGAAGGCGAGGTGCTCGCGCCGCTCACCGCTCCTTACCGCTGGAGCTGGGACACCCGCAGCGCCCCCGAGGGCCGTTACGCCCTGAAGGTCCGCGCCAGCCGGGGCAGCGCGCAGGTCGAAAGCAGCGCCGTGCAGGTGGTGGTGGACCGCACCGCCCCCACCCTCGAGGAGCGCAGCCCCGAGCCGGGCAGCGACGCCGCCGACCGCACGGTACGCCTCACCTTCAGCGAGGCCCTCGATCCCGCCAGCGTGACCGAGGCCGAGCTGCGCCTCGAGGATTCGCTGGGCGCGACGGTCTCCTTCGAGCGCTCGCTGTCCGAAGACGGCACGGTCTTGACCCTGCAGCTCGCAGCGCTGCCCACCCCGCCCGCCCGCCTGACCCTCACGGTCGGTGAAGGCCTGCGCGACCTCGCCGGGAACGCCCTGAACCTCGAGCTGCGCAGCTGGTCGTGGAACTACGCCGAGTGGACCCTGCTGAACACAGAGCCGCTCGAGGCCGACATCTCCCCGCAGGGCGCGGGGCTGCAGGCGGTGGCCGCAGACGGCCAGGGCCGCGTGGCAATCGCCTGGGACCAGAACGACGGCGTCACCAAGAACGTCTACGTCAAGCGCTGGCACGGTCAGGGCTTCGAGCGGCTGGGGGACCCGATCAGCGCCTTCCCGGCCAGCACACCGACCGAGAGCCCCTCGATCGCGGCAACGCCGGACGGGGAACTGTACGTGGCCTTTGCCGAGAGCGACGGCAAGGCCAAGGACGTGCACGTCCGCCGCCTGGTGGGCAACAGCTGGGAGCCCGTGGGCACCTCGCTGAGCGCCCTGCCCTCGCTGGAGTCCAAGGTCGGGTCTCCCGCTGTCGTAACGGACCCGCAGGGCCGTCCGGTGGTGGCGTGGTACGAGTACGACGGCGCGGTCAGCACCCTGTCGCACGCTTCGATCTACGTCGCCCGCTGGAACGGTGAGCTGTGGGAGATGCTGGCCCAAGGCGGCCTGAGCGCCTCGGAGCGCGTTGCGGACAACCCGCGCGTTGCGGTCGCTGCCGACGGCAGCATCTACGTTGCCTGGCGCCAAGACGTCACGGTGGGCAGCGCACGCAAGGGCAGCGTGCACGTCCGTCGCCTGTCCGGCGATACCTGGGAGGACCTGGGCGGACCGCAGTTCCGTCAGGGCAGCGCACAGGAGCCCTCGCTGGTCACGGTCGGCAACGACATCTACCTGAGCTACGGCGACGCCGAGATCGCCGGCAGCGGCCGCGAGGTCCGGGTGCAGCGCTGGACCGGCACCGCCTGGGAACTGATCGGCACGCCCCAGACCGTCAACACCGCCGTCAGCGCCACCGCCCCGCATCTGGCCGCCGACAGCGAGGGCCGTCTGTGGCTGGCGTGGTCGCAGAAGGAGAGCGACCTCGAGATGCTGTACGTGCGCCGCTTTAGCGGCCTCGAATGGGAGAGCTACCTCGAGGGCGTAGACGCCGTGTCGAGCGCGGGTACGGGCGCGTTCCGCCCGCAGGTCGCGCTGAGCGGCACCCACCCGGTGATCGTCTGGCGCGAGCGGCCCGCCGAAGGCCAGCCCTTCGGCCTGTGGGTCGGTATCGGACGCCGCTAA
- a CDS encoding class I SAM-dependent DNA methyltransferase translates to MALQRPPFTALAAVYDAIMADIEYAEWAEFVLHFLREEGAAPRTLLDLACGTGNSAVPFLERGLEVTGIDASPEMLSLARTKLPAAHLEVGTLTHFELAERFDLVTCLFDSLNNLLDPAELRACFAQVRAHLQPGGWLVADVNTRLGVRELWEGDVIEGVVPTADGREVHYHWSHSFDPETELGTVQAFCRIEGEEFVEYHTERGYDPPTLEELLRAAGFARVVFAEYPDYAEPDAETPRVWLFAQVTK, encoded by the coding sequence ATGGCCCTCCAGCGCCCCCCTTTCACCGCCCTCGCCGCCGTTTACGACGCCATCATGGCCGACATCGAGTACGCGGAGTGGGCCGAGTTCGTCTTGCACTTCCTGCGCGAAGAAGGCGCGGCTCCGCGCACGCTGCTCGACCTGGCCTGCGGCACCGGCAACAGTGCCGTTCCCTTTCTGGAGCGCGGCCTCGAGGTGACCGGCATAGACGCCTCGCCCGAAATGCTCTCGCTGGCCCGCACCAAGCTGCCCGCAGCGCACCTCGAGGTGGGCACGCTGACCCATTTCGAGCTGGCCGAGCGCTTCGATCTGGTCACCTGCCTGTTCGACTCGCTGAACAACCTGCTCGATCCGGCCGAGCTGCGCGCCTGCTTCGCGCAGGTGCGCGCACACCTGCAGCCGGGCGGATGGCTTGTGGCCGACGTCAACACCCGACTGGGCGTGCGCGAGCTGTGGGAAGGCGACGTGATCGAGGGCGTGGTCCCCACCGCGGACGGACGCGAGGTGCACTACCACTGGTCGCACAGCTTTGACCCCGAAACCGAGCTGGGCACGGTGCAGGCCTTCTGCCGCATCGAGGGCGAGGAGTTCGTCGAGTACCACACCGAGCGCGGCTACGACCCGCCCACCCTCGAGGAACTGCTGCGCGCCGCAGGTTTTGCGCGGGTGGTGTTCGCCGAGTACCCGGATTACGCCGAACCGGACGCCGAGACTCCGCGGGTGTGGCTGTTCGCGCAGGTGACCAAATGA
- a CDS encoding NAD(P)H-dependent glycerol-3-phosphate dehydrogenase, with the protein MTRVAVLGAGGWGTALAAMLAAHERPTVLWARRAEFAERLRRERVNADYLPGVDLPASLELASDLNVALEGAALALVVVPSVGVEELLEQLPRELGIVLCAKGLDAHGGQLSRLAHSRGFSRIAVLSGPNHAEEIGRGLPAATVVASHDAEFANTAQRALMTPSFRVYTSDDVVGVELGGVLKNVIALSCGMVDGLGLGDNAKAALITRGLLEMRRYLEAQGAREATVYGLSGLGDLVATCTSRHSRNRAAGERIARGEDIAAGGKVVEGMRSARLLHAWALEHGADLPIVAAVHGVLEGELEPLEAMSNLMERRARPE; encoded by the coding sequence ATGACGCGGGTTGCGGTGTTGGGCGCAGGCGGCTGGGGCACTGCGCTCGCCGCCATGCTGGCCGCGCACGAACGCCCGACGGTGCTGTGGGCCCGCCGAGCCGAGTTCGCTGAGCGGCTGCGGCGCGAGCGCGTGAATGCCGATTACCTGCCCGGCGTGGACCTTCCCGCCAGCCTCGAGCTGGCCTCGGACCTGAACGTGGCCCTCGAGGGAGCCGCGCTGGCGCTGGTGGTCGTCCCGTCGGTGGGCGTGGAAGAACTGCTCGAGCAGCTGCCGCGCGAACTCGGCATCGTGCTGTGCGCCAAGGGCCTGGACGCGCACGGCGGGCAGCTCAGCCGCCTGGCGCACAGCCGGGGATTCTCGCGGATCGCAGTGCTCTCGGGCCCGAACCACGCCGAGGAAATCGGGCGCGGCCTTCCTGCCGCCACGGTGGTTGCCAGCCACGACGCCGAGTTTGCGAACACCGCGCAACGCGCCCTGATGACCCCCAGCTTCCGGGTGTACACCTCGGACGACGTGGTGGGCGTGGAACTCGGCGGGGTGCTGAAAAACGTCATCGCCCTGAGCTGCGGCATGGTGGACGGCCTGGGCCTGGGCGACAATGCCAAGGCCGCCTTGATCACCCGGGGTTTGCTCGAGATGCGCCGCTACCTCGAGGCCCAGGGCGCACGCGAGGCCACCGTGTACGGCCTCTCGGGCCTGGGCGACCTGGTCGCGACCTGCACCAGCCGCCACTCGCGCAACCGCGCGGCCGGGGAGCGCATCGCGCGCGGCGAGGATATCGCCGCAGGCGGCAAGGTCGTCGAGGGCATGCGCAGCGCGCGCCTGCTGCACGCCTGGGCCCTCGAGCACGGTGCCGACCTGCCGATCGTGGCGGCGGTTCACGGTGTCCTCGAGGGTGAACTCGAACCCCTCGAGGCGATGTCGAACCTGATGGAGCGCCGGGCACGCCCAGAGTAG
- a CDS encoding S9 family peptidase produces MTRPTPPRAKQVPHTHHAHGDRRDDPYAWLRQRENPDVLAYLEAENAYLAAVMEPLRPLQEALYQDMLSHLQETDEQPPVRWGPYVYYTRTVAGEQYPLYCRRPRAGGPEQVLLDPNALKQQEALENLWVGAVQPSPDHRRYAYLLDIRGGERFELRVKDLESGEERRTGVTDVSGRSLAWSADGRCLYYIRNDETWRPHEVYRHRLGHAAESDALLYREEDPTFTLGLSVSDSGDELLLTSHSTVTTEVRHLPSADTEGGFRVILPRERGVEYAVEDGGDHWLMLSNAGGAREFKLLALPKAGGAAREVLPHDPGRKLDDLRVFRDHLLVAGRQDGLTRLWVLPRRTLEPRRLELPETVFTVRIGENHDFDVRVARVTYTSPLTPLTHFDLDLDTLELLEVKRTPVPNYDATAYRSERRWVTAADGTRVPVSLVYRQDVQFPAPTLLYGYGSYGASMDPAFDARRLTLLDRGWVYAVAHVRGGGELGRAWYEGGKLQAKPNSFSDFVDVAQALVEAGLTTPDRLTASGRSAGGLLMGAVLNLRPDLFRAVLAGVPFVDVVSTMLDASIPLTTLEYDEWGNPEDPAFYAVMKAYSPYDNVAARAYPHLWISTGLNDPRVAYWEPAKWAARLRERKTDRNVLLLKTLTGAGHFSSSGRYDALRETAEEYAFLIAAVEGRLEG; encoded by the coding sequence ATGACCCGACCCACGCCGCCCCGCGCGAAACAGGTACCGCACACCCACCACGCCCACGGCGACCGGCGCGACGACCCCTACGCCTGGTTGCGCCAGCGCGAGAACCCGGACGTGCTGGCCTACCTCGAGGCCGAAAACGCCTACCTGGCCGCCGTGATGGAGCCGCTGCGGCCCCTGCAAGAAGCGCTGTACCAGGACATGCTCTCGCACCTGCAGGAGACCGACGAGCAGCCCCCGGTGCGCTGGGGACCGTACGTCTACTACACCCGCACGGTCGCGGGCGAGCAGTACCCGCTGTACTGCCGCCGTCCCCGCGCGGGCGGGCCCGAGCAGGTGCTGCTCGACCCGAACGCCCTCAAGCAGCAAGAAGCCCTCGAGAACCTGTGGGTGGGAGCGGTGCAGCCCAGCCCCGACCACCGGCGCTACGCCTACCTGCTCGACATCCGCGGGGGCGAGCGCTTCGAGCTGCGCGTAAAGGACCTCGAGAGCGGCGAGGAGCGCCGCACCGGTGTGACCGACGTGAGCGGACGCAGCCTCGCCTGGAGCGCGGACGGCCGCTGCCTGTACTACATCCGCAACGATGAGACCTGGCGGCCGCACGAGGTGTACCGTCACCGCCTGGGGCATGCGGCCGAGTCGGACGCCCTGCTCTACCGCGAGGAAGATCCCACCTTCACGCTGGGGCTGAGCGTGAGCGACAGCGGCGACGAACTGCTGCTCACCTCGCACAGCACCGTCACCACCGAGGTGCGCCACCTGCCCAGCGCCGACACCGAGGGAGGGTTCAGGGTGATCTTGCCCCGGGAACGCGGCGTGGAGTACGCGGTCGAAGACGGCGGCGACCACTGGCTGATGCTCAGCAATGCAGGTGGCGCCCGCGAGTTCAAACTGCTGGCGCTGCCCAAGGCCGGCGGCGCGGCGCGCGAGGTCCTGCCGCACGACCCCGGGCGCAAGCTCGACGACCTGCGCGTTTTCCGCGATCACCTGCTGGTCGCCGGGCGGCAGGACGGTCTCACCCGGCTGTGGGTCCTGCCGCGAAGGACCCTCGAGCCGCGCCGCCTCGAGCTGCCCGAGACGGTTTTCACGGTGCGTATCGGTGAAAACCATGACTTTGACGTGCGCGTAGCCCGCGTCACCTACACCAGTCCGCTGACGCCGCTCACGCACTTTGACCTCGATCTGGACACGCTGGAACTCCTCGAGGTGAAACGCACCCCGGTCCCGAACTACGACGCGACCGCTTACCGCAGCGAGCGCCGCTGGGTGACCGCCGCGGACGGGACGCGCGTCCCGGTGAGCCTCGTTTACCGCCAGGACGTGCAGTTTCCCGCACCGACCCTGCTGTACGGGTACGGCAGTTACGGCGCCTCGATGGACCCGGCTTTCGATGCCCGGCGGCTCACGCTGCTCGACCGCGGCTGGGTGTACGCCGTTGCCCACGTGCGCGGCGGAGGCGAGCTGGGGCGCGCGTGGTACGAGGGCGGCAAACTGCAGGCCAAACCGAACAGTTTCAGCGACTTCGTGGACGTGGCGCAGGCGCTGGTCGAGGCAGGGCTCACCACCCCCGACCGCCTCACCGCCAGCGGACGCTCGGCGGGAGGACTGCTGATGGGCGCGGTGCTGAACCTGCGTCCGGATCTGTTCCGTGCGGTTTTGGCGGGCGTGCCGTTTGTGGACGTGGTCAGCACCATGCTCGACGCCAGCATTCCGCTCACCACCCTCGAGTACGACGAGTGGGGCAACCCCGAGGACCCGGCGTTTTACGCGGTGATGAAGGCCTACAGCCCCTACGATAACGTGGCTGCGCGCGCCTACCCGCACCTGTGGATCTCCACCGGCTTAAACGACCCCCGGGTGGCGTACTGGGAACCGGCCAAGTGGGCCGCGCGCCTGCGCGAACGCAAGACCGACCGCAACGTGCTGCTGCTCAAGACCCTCACCGGGGCCGGGCATTTCAGCTCGAGCGGGCGTTACGACGCCCTGCGCGAGACCGCCGAGGAGTACGCCTTTCTGATTGCGGCGGTGGAGGGCCGCCTCGAGGGCTGA
- a CDS encoding WD40/YVTN/BNR-like repeat-containing protein, with translation MRACALLVTVLCGLLCGARAAPDITGFALVSPLSGWVFTAHGVRRSGDGGRSWVNVTPPLPRDADPEVRFVGDAVSASLAWVVLTGERRRTRILSTSDGGKSWQVRSLPVPNVGAVIDFRDPHEGTLRLTQRRGMNTAPFVAYRTRDGGHSWQAVTRSVSDTLKSPAARGLLSDRCCAEHLTFVGENAAFISGRFGTPDRPYFLSSFDGGRNWSDVTTPLPSSPSRVPHFGKPRFFDDRNGRVVATLPPRPQEPGELALLATADGGRSWSALQRLPLPAGTAPLPPLASFPDTETALLWNGQLLLSQDGGRSFDPVPGEGLEAPSVLQFASAQVGWALERGQIKATYDGGRSWNALSFRDGSEEP, from the coding sequence ATGAGGGCATGCGCTCTGCTGGTGACCGTGCTGTGCGGCCTGCTGTGCGGTGCCCGCGCCGCACCGGACATCACCGGCTTTGCGTTGGTCTCTCCCTTGAGCGGCTGGGTCTTTACGGCCCACGGGGTGCGCCGCAGCGGTGACGGCGGGCGCAGCTGGGTCAACGTGACCCCGCCGCTACCGCGCGACGCGGACCCCGAGGTGCGCTTCGTCGGCGACGCGGTGAGCGCGAGCCTGGCCTGGGTGGTCCTGACGGGCGAGCGTCGCCGTACCCGGATTCTTTCGACCTCGGACGGCGGCAAGTCCTGGCAGGTGCGCAGCCTGCCGGTTCCCAACGTGGGCGCGGTCATCGATTTCCGCGACCCGCACGAGGGCACGCTGCGGCTGACCCAGCGTCGGGGAATGAACACTGCCCCCTTTGTCGCTTACCGTACCCGCGACGGCGGGCACAGCTGGCAGGCCGTCACCCGCAGCGTTTCCGACACCCTCAAGTCGCCTGCGGCGCGGGGTCTGCTCAGCGACCGCTGCTGCGCCGAGCACCTCACCTTCGTGGGCGAGAATGCCGCTTTCATCAGCGGACGTTTCGGGACGCCGGACCGTCCGTACTTTCTGTCCAGCTTCGACGGCGGGCGCAACTGGAGCGACGTGACCACGCCGCTGCCCTCGAGTCCCAGCCGGGTGCCACATTTCGGAAAGCCGCGCTTCTTTGATGACCGTAACGGCCGCGTGGTGGCCACCCTGCCCCCACGGCCGCAAGAGCCCGGAGAGCTCGCACTGCTGGCCACCGCAGACGGTGGACGCTCGTGGAGCGCCCTGCAGCGCCTGCCGCTGCCCGCGGGCACCGCGCCGTTGCCGCCGCTGGCCTCTTTTCCTGATACCGAGACGGCCCTGCTGTGGAACGGGCAACTGCTGCTCTCGCAAGACGGCGGGCGCAGCTTTGACCCGGTTCCCGGCGAGGGTCTCGAGGCTCCCAGCGTGCTGCAGTTCGCCTCGGCCCAGGTGGGCTGGGCCCTCGAGCGCGGACAGATCAAGGCCACCTACGACGGTGGGCGCAGCTGGAATGCGCTGAGTTTTCGTGACGGGTCCGAAGAGCCATAA